The Balneola sp. MJW-20 genome window below encodes:
- a CDS encoding FtsX-like permease family protein, whose translation MDTTGFIARRYLFSRKHISLISTLTFISITGITIGTALLIVVLSVFNGFFSVIKGFLLSYDPDIRIESSGSPTFSQNEEVMARLREVPEIRVISPFIEDKALMAIGEDNSAVVDVKGIEKDLFFQLSDVEKTVTDGVFALGVQNRVPGVMVHDALMDQLELEVDDEVALLSAAAMKNALTQISSPRVTTFDVRGSYFIQQVAGSPKVFVELKAAQRLFRLRNEISGYDIKLTDNQLANTVKDRLQAELGSDYKISTWYDLQKPLYDVMYLEKWASYVILMIIVIVAVLNIIGSLTMIVIQKQRDIGILISMGYTRKRIRSIFRKQGLYIGLIGCFIGGALGLFLAWAQQTYGLVKLSNAFVIDSYPVDIQMLDVIVILAGSLILSILASWYPAYRASLVNPADAVRYE comes from the coding sequence ATGGACACAACCGGATTCATTGCCAGACGCTATTTATTTTCAAGAAAACACATTTCCCTGATCTCCACGCTTACTTTCATAAGCATTACGGGCATCACTATAGGTACTGCTCTGTTAATCGTGGTTTTATCGGTATTCAATGGTTTTTTTTCTGTAATCAAAGGTTTTCTTCTTTCTTATGATCCCGATATAAGGATCGAGTCATCCGGGTCTCCCACTTTCAGCCAGAATGAAGAAGTGATGGCCAGACTCCGGGAAGTGCCCGAAATCCGGGTCATCTCTCCTTTTATTGAAGACAAGGCTCTGATGGCTATCGGAGAGGACAACAGTGCTGTTGTTGATGTAAAGGGCATTGAGAAAGACCTCTTCTTTCAGCTCAGCGATGTAGAGAAAACAGTTACGGACGGTGTTTTTGCACTTGGTGTTCAGAACCGAGTGCCCGGCGTGATGGTGCATGATGCACTCATGGATCAGCTGGAACTTGAGGTGGATGATGAAGTAGCTTTACTGAGTGCTGCTGCAATGAAAAATGCGCTAACCCAGATCTCTTCACCCAGAGTCACTACTTTTGATGTGCGGGGGTCCTACTTTATTCAACAGGTTGCCGGTTCACCTAAGGTCTTTGTGGAACTGAAAGCAGCTCAGCGTCTCTTCCGACTCCGAAACGAGATCTCCGGATATGATATAAAACTGACAGATAATCAACTTGCGAATACTGTGAAAGACCGGCTTCAGGCTGAACTGGGCAGTGATTACAAGATCTCTACCTGGTATGATCTTCAGAAGCCCCTTTATGATGTGATGTATCTCGAAAAATGGGCTTCCTATGTAATCCTGATGATCATTGTGATCGTAGCCGTCCTTAATATCATAGGCTCACTGACGATGATCGTAATACAAAAACAGCGTGATATCGGAATACTGATCTCCATGGGTTACACTCGAAAAAGAATCCGGTCTATTTTCAGAAAACAAGGGCTGTATATCGGTCTGATCGGCTGTTTTATAGGAGGTGCGCTTGGGTTATTCCTGGCCTGGGCACAGCAGACCTATGGCCTGGTCAAGCTTTCTAATGCTTTCGTGATCGATTCCTATCCGGTTGACATACAGATGCTGGATGTAATCGTAATCCTTGCCGGAAGTCTTATTTTGAGTATCCTCGCAAGCTGGTACCCGGCTTACCGTGCTTCACTGGTCAATCCCGCTGATGCAGTGAGATACGAGTGA
- the murF gene encoding UDP-N-acetylmuramoyl-tripeptide--D-alanyl-D-alanine ligase → MLRYSWYRIRFFMQVFQQTGYKRNEYWDWMKQNWDAKVIPSDLGLFNIVLLLMIWFESWVFSQVTATALSLVLFIYGIYWFGTVKRYKPEKEKKPLVFTPRVIRLSGPLFLLAAFIPGSFLYMAYSGVMPFLDLPLPNYYVTFLSFDLLLLVFGWIFGSILYPFWVLPASLITQPVEKSIQDGFKNDARRKLASMPDLKVIALTGSYGKTSTKFMIRDLLKERYNVCSTPGSYNTPMGICKVINNDLNSNHQVLILEMGARYAGNIGELCDIAQPDISVVTNVGFAHLETFGSQDVIAHEKGTLVRRLEKGGVAVLNADDPRVSVMGQDRDDILRIKAGLKDGDIRGSEVQYGPAGMEFRVWTGDEEELFHTKLLGAHNAQNLLLAISVGKHLGLRLKTMALAARRMEPVEHRLEMKQAGDLIVIDDAFNSNPVGAKNAVEILSSFKTGKRIIITPGMVELGEIEYEENRKFGEAIGKAGLDHIYLVGKERSKAILEGIKITNGEADKVEVVESLFEANEKVRAIAHPGDVILYENDLPDLYG, encoded by the coding sequence ATGCTGCGATACAGTTGGTATCGCATACGGTTCTTTATGCAGGTATTTCAGCAGACCGGATACAAGAGAAATGAATACTGGGACTGGATGAAGCAGAACTGGGATGCGAAAGTGATCCCGTCCGATCTTGGCCTGTTTAACATTGTGCTGCTCCTGATGATCTGGTTTGAGAGCTGGGTCTTTTCCCAGGTCACTGCTACGGCACTTTCACTGGTTCTGTTTATTTACGGGATCTACTGGTTCGGTACTGTTAAGCGATATAAACCGGAAAAGGAAAAGAAACCGCTTGTGTTTACTCCTCGTGTGATCCGTCTAAGCGGCCCATTATTCCTATTGGCAGCTTTCATTCCGGGATCCTTCCTCTATATGGCCTATAGTGGAGTCATGCCCTTTTTGGATTTGCCACTTCCGAATTACTATGTCACCTTTCTTTCATTCGACCTGTTGTTACTGGTATTCGGGTGGATATTCGGAAGTATTTTGTACCCCTTCTGGGTCTTACCGGCCAGCCTGATTACGCAGCCGGTAGAGAAAAGTATTCAGGATGGTTTTAAGAATGATGCCCGGCGTAAGCTGGCTTCCATGCCCGATCTTAAAGTGATCGCACTTACGGGAAGTTATGGGAAAACCAGCACAAAGTTTATGATCCGCGACCTGTTGAAGGAACGCTATAATGTATGTTCGACCCCGGGCAGCTACAATACTCCCATGGGTATCTGTAAGGTGATCAACAATGATCTGAATTCAAATCACCAGGTACTGATCCTGGAGATGGGAGCCCGTTATGCAGGAAATATTGGCGAGTTATGTGATATAGCCCAGCCGGATATCTCGGTCGTGACTAATGTCGGTTTTGCTCATCTTGAGACCTTTGGTTCACAGGATGTTATCGCTCATGAGAAAGGCACTCTGGTCCGACGATTAGAAAAAGGGGGAGTAGCGGTATTAAATGCAGATGACCCGCGAGTTTCAGTCATGGGGCAAGACCGGGACGATATCCTCAGAATTAAAGCGGGGCTGAAGGATGGTGATATAAGAGGAAGTGAAGTTCAATATGGCCCGGCTGGAATGGAATTCAGGGTCTGGACCGGAGACGAAGAAGAACTCTTTCATACCAAACTGCTGGGAGCTCATAATGCCCAGAACCTGCTTCTGGCGATCAGTGTCGGCAAGCACCTGGGACTCAGGTTAAAGACCATGGCGCTGGCTGCAAGAAGAATGGAACCCGTGGAACATCGTCTCGAAATGAAACAGGCCGGTGACCTGATCGTTATCGATGATGCTTTTAATTCAAACCCGGTAGGTGCTAAAAATGCTGTGGAAATTCTCAGCTCATTCAAGACCGGGAAAAGGATCATCATAACACCCGGGATGGTAGAACTCGGAGAGATCGAATACGAAGAAAACCGAAAATTCGGGGAAGCTATTGGAAAAGCAGGGCTGGATCATATCTATCTGGTCGGAAAGGAACGAAGCAAGGCGATTCTTGAAGGTATCAAAATAACCAACGGGGAAGCTGATAAGGTGGAAGTGGTGGAAAGCCTTTTCGAAGCCAATGAAAAAGTACGGGCGATCGCTCACCCCGGTGATGTAATACTGTACGAGAACGATCTTCCGGACCTATACGGATAA
- a CDS encoding sugar phosphate nucleotidyltransferase: MKLIIPMAGRGTRVRPHSHTVPKPLLPVAGTMIIERIVETFARTLDRSIDEIVYILGPDFGQDIKDQLTAMSDRHDAKSTFRVQFPALGTAHAVACANEDLEGEVIVAFADTIFDSDETFDLDGADSVIWLKRVEDPSRFGVAVHEGDKITGFVEKPKEFISDLAIIGVYYFKDGSELKRQVNRVMEKDLKGPGGEYFLTEALDNMINEGKIFKIATVDEWLDCGTLPAWLETTGLITEKEYKEVDPASYPGCTIHPPVFIGDNVTLINTEIGPKVSVEHDTVIRNSKISNSIIRDHAQINDTETEGSTIGAYTSVKGLKGQIDIGDHSSIDI; encoded by the coding sequence ATGAAATTAATTATCCCAATGGCGGGTCGCGGAACCCGTGTTCGGCCACACTCACATACGGTTCCTAAACCTTTGCTTCCGGTTGCCGGAACTATGATCATCGAACGTATTGTGGAAACCTTTGCCCGCACTTTAGACCGCAGCATTGACGAGATCGTATATATCCTCGGACCGGATTTCGGGCAGGATATTAAAGATCAGCTGACTGCAATGAGCGATCGTCATGATGCAAAATCTACTTTCAGAGTACAATTTCCGGCATTAGGAACTGCACATGCCGTTGCCTGTGCGAATGAAGATCTTGAAGGTGAAGTGATCGTTGCCTTCGCCGATACCATATTTGATTCAGATGAGACTTTTGATCTGGACGGCGCTGACAGTGTGATCTGGCTAAAAAGAGTCGAGGATCCTTCCCGCTTCGGAGTCGCTGTACATGAAGGTGATAAGATCACCGGGTTTGTGGAAAAACCCAAAGAGTTCATTTCAGATCTGGCCATCATCGGTGTATACTATTTTAAAGACGGCAGTGAACTGAAAAGACAGGTTAACCGGGTGATGGAAAAAGACTTAAAAGGTCCCGGCGGCGAGTACTTCCTGACCGAAGCGCTGGATAATATGATCAACGAAGGAAAGATCTTCAAGATCGCTACTGTTGATGAATGGCTGGATTGCGGTACGCTGCCTGCATGGCTTGAGACCACCGGACTCATTACCGAAAAAGAATATAAAGAAGTAGACCCGGCCAGTTATCCTGGTTGCACTATTCATCCTCCGGTATTTATCGGGGATAATGTGACGCTTATTAATACTGAGATCGGACCCAAAGTAAGTGTAGAACACGACACGGTGATCCGTAATTCAAAGATCAGCAATTCCATCATCCGGGATCATGCCCAGATCAACGACACAGAAACCGAAGGATCTACGATCGGAGCTTATACTTCTGTTAAAGGACTGAAAGGACAGATCGATATCGGAGATCATTCATCGATCGATATCTGA
- the malQ gene encoding 4-alpha-glucanotransferase — MRFPRSCGALVHPTSFPGKYGTGDLGHEAREFIDFLQDTGQTIWQILPLTPTGYGNSPYASYSAFAGNSYLISPDLLVEKGLLKAEETSQYEIPVKTEADYEASFASRDILYSKASARFYENGDKKEHEAFGDFKKDNAHWLDDYVLFMACLKYFDRRPWNQWDSDIAKREKKAMKAYRKKFNNEIDYQYWLQFEFDQQWSSLKSYANDRDIRVVGDIPIFVDHNSADVWANPEYFEVDAEGNRQLVAGVPPDYFSKTGQLWGNPLYKWDELERDGYSWWVARFKHMFRICDAIRVDHFRGFDAYWQVEATEKTAEKGEWIEGPGEKLFQTILDECGEIPIIAEDLGFVTKGVEQLRDQFNFPGMKIIQFAFDSDSSNSFLPHNYPQNCVTYSGTHDNDTALGWYNSTSEAEQHRARIYTRSDGNEINWEFIRLGMLSVADQAIFPLQDYMGLDGSHRMNIPGTSSGNWLWRYTPEMLGKIDRNRIRGLINLSNRRVNSSV; from the coding sequence ATGAGATTTCCAAGATCTTGTGGAGCATTAGTGCACCCGACCTCTTTTCCCGGTAAATACGGAACCGGAGACCTGGGACATGAAGCTCGTGAATTCATAGATTTCTTACAGGATACCGGTCAGACCATCTGGCAGATCCTTCCGCTAACACCCACTGGTTATGGAAACTCTCCATACGCCAGCTATTCGGCTTTTGCAGGCAACTCCTATCTCATAAGCCCGGACCTTCTGGTCGAAAAAGGTTTATTGAAAGCAGAAGAAACTTCACAGTATGAGATACCGGTAAAAACAGAGGCTGATTATGAAGCTTCATTTGCAAGCAGGGATATTTTGTACAGCAAGGCTTCTGCCCGGTTCTATGAAAACGGTGATAAGAAAGAGCACGAAGCCTTCGGAGATTTTAAAAAAGATAATGCGCACTGGCTGGATGACTATGTTCTGTTTATGGCCTGCCTGAAGTACTTCGACCGCCGACCCTGGAATCAGTGGGATAGCGATATTGCAAAGCGTGAAAAAAAGGCGATGAAAGCCTACCGTAAGAAGTTTAATAACGAGATCGACTATCAGTACTGGCTGCAGTTTGAATTTGACCAACAATGGAGCAGCCTGAAAAGTTATGCTAACGACAGGGATATTCGTGTGGTCGGTGATATACCCATATTTGTAGACCATAACAGTGCAGATGTATGGGCGAACCCGGAATATTTTGAAGTAGATGCAGAGGGGAATCGTCAGCTGGTAGCTGGAGTACCGCCCGACTATTTTTCAAAAACCGGTCAGTTATGGGGAAACCCGTTGTATAAGTGGGATGAACTCGAAAGGGATGGGTATTCCTGGTGGGTAGCCCGTTTCAAGCATATGTTCAGGATCTGTGATGCTATCAGGGTTGATCACTTCCGTGGATTTGACGCCTACTGGCAGGTAGAAGCGACAGAAAAGACCGCTGAAAAAGGAGAATGGATCGAAGGTCCGGGCGAAAAATTATTCCAGACCATATTAGATGAGTGCGGCGAGATACCCATCATTGCTGAGGACCTGGGCTTCGTGACAAAAGGAGTTGAGCAGTTAAGAGATCAATTCAATTTTCCGGGGATGAAGATCATACAATTTGCATTCGATTCGGATTCCTCTAACAGTTTTCTCCCGCACAATTACCCGCAAAATTGCGTGACTTATTCCGGAACACATGATAATGACACCGCCCTGGGTTGGTATAATTCCACTTCTGAAGCGGAGCAGCACAGAGCCAGAATTTATACCCGTTCCGATGGAAATGAAATTAACTGGGAGTTCATACGTTTGGGAATGCTGTCGGTAGCTGATCAGGCAATATTCCCTCTGCAGGACTATATGGGCCTTGACGGTAGCCATCGCATGAATATTCCGGGAACTTCTTCAGGAAACTGGTTGTGGAGGTACACTCCTGAAATGTTGGGGAAAATAGACCGAAACCGCATCAGGGGACTGATAAATCTGAGCAACCGTCGCGTAAATTCATCTGTTTAG
- the glgB gene encoding 1,4-alpha-glucan branching protein GlgB — translation MNSILDKNIIASVSDGSHGDPFSVLGLRTEKVKGKEKLVLRVFRPEAAIVTAKFGKNTQELSRVSDEGLFEHVFGRRKKKFSYRLEIETREGHHFTIIDPYQFESQISDFDLQLWGEGNHHKAYEFMGAHLMEVDGVKGTHFVTTAPSANRVSVIGSFNNWDGRVHRMRKLHDQGLWELFIPHVQTGDLYKFEIKSPMQDPPLKKSDPYAFYSELRPDTASIVCELDGYEWQDQKWVEKRDNTDYTTEPVSIYELHMGSWRRKVGKEPGFLNYRECADQLVPYVKDLGYTHIELLPIAEHPYDPSWGYQITGYFAPTSRFGKPEDFMYFVDKCHEEGIGVIVDWVPAHFAKDEHGLRRFDGTALYEHEDERKGEHKDWGTCIFNFGRTEVQNFLISNAVYWCDKFHIDGLRVDAVASMLYLDYSRDDGEWVPNKYGGRENLEAIDFLRKFNTVVHEHHPGTLTFAEESTSWGGVSRPTETGGLGFDFKWNMGWMNDTLTYIEKDPVYRKYHQDQLTFSLIYAFSERFTLPFSHDEVVHMKQSMLAKMPGDDWQKFANLRLIYTYMYTHPGKNLLFMGSEFGQWAEWDEARSLDWHLLEWDKHKGVQQLIRDLNGVNGEEKALHEVDFDWRGFEWIDISDADNSIISFIRRAKDPDDFLVVVLNFTPTVHYGYKVGVPEAGAYEVLLNSDSEFYGGSNAGDQAAYAEWGEWHGQKASVSVTIPPLAGLILKPKHTQ, via the coding sequence ATGAACTCAATTTTAGATAAGAATATTATTGCATCTGTTTCTGACGGATCGCACGGGGATCCGTTTTCAGTTCTTGGATTGAGAACAGAAAAAGTGAAAGGGAAAGAGAAGCTGGTTTTGCGTGTTTTCAGACCTGAAGCCGCAATAGTCACGGCAAAGTTCGGAAAGAATACACAAGAACTGTCCCGCGTGTCGGATGAAGGATTATTTGAACATGTTTTCGGCAGAAGAAAAAAGAAATTTAGTTATCGTCTTGAGATTGAAACCAGAGAAGGCCACCATTTTACGATCATCGACCCATATCAGTTCGAAAGTCAGATATCTGATTTTGACCTGCAGCTGTGGGGTGAAGGAAATCACCACAAAGCTTACGAATTCATGGGCGCACACCTCATGGAAGTGGATGGAGTGAAGGGGACACATTTTGTAACTACAGCCCCGAGTGCTAACCGGGTGAGTGTGATCGGCTCATTTAATAATTGGGACGGCCGCGTGCACCGGATGAGAAAGCTTCATGATCAGGGGTTGTGGGAGTTGTTTATTCCTCATGTTCAGACTGGTGACCTCTACAAATTTGAGATAAAGTCACCTATGCAGGATCCTCCGCTTAAAAAGTCAGATCCATATGCTTTCTATTCTGAGCTTCGTCCTGATACGGCATCTATTGTCTGTGAACTGGATGGTTACGAATGGCAGGATCAGAAATGGGTGGAAAAAAGAGATAATACAGATTATACCACTGAACCGGTCTCAATATATGAGCTGCATATGGGTTCATGGAGAAGAAAAGTGGGAAAAGAGCCCGGTTTTCTGAATTACCGTGAATGTGCCGATCAGCTGGTTCCTTATGTAAAGGACCTGGGTTATACCCATATTGAATTACTTCCTATTGCGGAACATCCCTATGACCCCTCCTGGGGATATCAGATCACCGGTTATTTTGCTCCTACAAGTCGCTTCGGCAAGCCGGAAGATTTCATGTATTTTGTAGATAAATGTCATGAAGAAGGAATTGGAGTGATCGTGGACTGGGTACCGGCGCATTTCGCCAAAGATGAACATGGCTTGCGAAGATTTGACGGAACAGCTCTTTATGAGCATGAAGATGAGCGAAAGGGTGAGCACAAAGACTGGGGAACCTGCATATTTAATTTTGGTCGCACGGAAGTTCAGAATTTCCTGATCTCAAATGCAGTATACTGGTGTGACAAATTTCATATAGATGGACTCCGGGTAGATGCTGTTGCGTCAATGCTCTATCTGGACTATTCGCGTGATGACGGAGAGTGGGTGCCTAATAAATATGGCGGCCGCGAGAACCTTGAAGCCATCGATTTTCTGAGGAAGTTCAATACCGTGGTTCATGAACATCATCCGGGCACTCTAACCTTCGCAGAGGAGTCTACCTCCTGGGGAGGGGTATCACGTCCCACTGAAACCGGTGGACTTGGATTTGACTTCAAGTGGAATATGGGTTGGATGAACGATACGCTGACCTATATTGAAAAAGACCCGGTATATCGTAAATACCATCAGGATCAGCTTACTTTTTCACTGATCTATGCTTTTTCAGAACGCTTTACACTGCCCTTTTCACATGATGAGGTTGTGCATATGAAGCAGTCTATGCTGGCCAAAATGCCGGGGGATGACTGGCAGAAATTTGCCAATCTTCGGCTGATCTATACATATATGTATACTCATCCCGGTAAAAATCTCTTGTTTATGGGAAGTGAATTCGGTCAATGGGCAGAGTGGGATGAAGCACGATCACTAGACTGGCATTTGCTGGAGTGGGATAAACATAAGGGCGTCCAGCAGCTGATCCGTGACCTTAATGGAGTTAACGGGGAAGAAAAAGCTCTGCATGAGGTGGATTTTGACTGGAGAGGATTCGAATGGATCGATATCAGTGATGCGGATAACAGCATCATATCTTTCATCAGAAGAGCAAAAGATCCGGATGATTTCCTGGTAGTGGTTTTAAACTTTACTCCAACGGTTCACTATGGATATAAAGTTGGAGTTCCTGAGGCCGGTGCCTACGAAGTCCTTCTGAACAGCGACTCTGAATTTTATGGTGGAAGTAATGCCGGAGATCAGGCAGCTTATGCGGAGTGGGGAGAATGGCATGGTCAGAAAGCCTCGGTATCGGTCACGATTCCTCCACTTGCGGGACTAATTTTAAAACCAAAGCATACACAGTAA
- a CDS encoding tetratricopeptide repeat protein encodes MRKILIVLGIFILSSSISHAQADCTDTPPDGLQPLAAYSIFYTNYQNGDYEFALKYGRWLSCAKPEAMEGNPRYSLARVYERLTKIYEEVGRKKEDPTVKAAYLDTAIVLYDEALEMFGDDSEERYDIHLRKGRFFLANYDFIDDGLAKAYAEFQNMFDLNAEKTTQLGNGYYVQVLLDFYINRSMKQEAQSLIDQATPFASAKTLTYLDDKQKELLGTPEEQIEYYGAILESEPDNLEALNAMASAYEQLDNQPELAKIRRKIHELNPTYDSALELAKIERGNANYTQAIRFYKEALDKSTTDEQKKMRNLDLAAVHTSDDQLQAAKRYAQAAIRIDANYGQAYIEMSRIYATAITDCTSDRKLEPKDRMVYWVVLDYLNKAKRVDSSVTNTVNNLISTYEPVTPTSEDKFLTLNLKNGDTVTIDGSVMSCYSWINETTTVR; translated from the coding sequence ATGAGAAAAATACTGATAGTTTTAGGGATCTTTATTCTGAGCTCTTCAATCTCCCATGCACAGGCAGACTGTACTGACACACCGCCTGACGGACTTCAGCCACTTGCTGCTTATTCCATTTTTTATACTAATTACCAAAACGGTGACTACGAGTTTGCACTTAAGTACGGACGTTGGTTGTCTTGTGCAAAACCAGAAGCCATGGAAGGAAATCCAAGGTATTCACTTGCCCGGGTATATGAAAGACTTACCAAGATCTACGAAGAAGTAGGTCGAAAAAAAGAAGACCCAACTGTTAAAGCTGCATACCTTGACACCGCAATTGTCCTATATGATGAAGCACTGGAGATGTTCGGTGACGACTCCGAGGAGAGGTATGACATACACCTTAGAAAAGGTCGTTTTTTCCTCGCTAACTACGACTTCATTGATGATGGTTTAGCAAAAGCATATGCTGAATTTCAGAATATGTTTGATCTGAATGCTGAAAAGACCACTCAATTAGGTAATGGTTATTATGTGCAGGTTCTGCTCGATTTTTATATAAATCGCTCAATGAAACAAGAAGCACAGAGCCTGATCGATCAGGCGACTCCTTTTGCGAGCGCAAAGACCCTTACATATCTGGATGACAAGCAAAAAGAGCTTCTGGGTACACCTGAAGAACAGATTGAATATTATGGTGCAATCCTGGAGAGTGAGCCTGATAATCTGGAAGCACTAAACGCAATGGCATCAGCATATGAGCAGCTGGACAATCAGCCTGAACTTGCAAAGATCAGAAGGAAAATTCATGAACTGAATCCTACGTATGATTCTGCACTCGAACTGGCTAAGATCGAACGTGGAAATGCCAATTATACTCAGGCCATCAGATTCTATAAAGAAGCACTTGATAAGTCTACTACTGATGAGCAGAAAAAAATGAGAAATCTGGATCTGGCTGCGGTGCACACAAGTGATGACCAACTGCAGGCTGCTAAACGATATGCACAGGCTGCTATCAGAATTGATGCAAACTACGGTCAGGCATATATAGAGATGTCCAGGATCTATGCTACCGCAATTACTGATTGCACCTCCGACCGTAAGCTGGAGCCTAAAGACCGAATGGTTTACTGGGTGGTACTCGATTACTTAAATAAAGCAAAGAGAGTAGACTCCAGTGTCACTAATACAGTGAATAATCTGATTTCAACATACGAGCCGGTTACACCAACCTCAGAAGATAAATTTCTTACGCTGAATCTGAAAAACGGTGATACCGTGACGATTGACGGATCAGTGATGTCTTGCTACAGCTGGATTAATGAAACTACCACTGTACGCTAA
- a CDS encoding glycogen/starch synthase: MKILYAAAEISPFARMTYTADLLRFLPASLQDKGFEIRILLPKYGTINDRRNRLHEVIRLSGIEVEVGENKESMKIKVASIPNAKLQVYFLDNDTYFKRKGLFKKPDSEDYYEDNDERLAFYNKGVLETVIKLGWEPDIIHCHDWPAGLIPLLVKTKYKDEKIFKDTQIVYNLHHPINEGGSDSTRILELLGLPDDIDVNNLTHEGKVDLLRLGLSYSDHVVTGNYLKDEFDDLFKELMIKPEQIQGSPEDVSSKFAEYYRNLIKE; encoded by the coding sequence ATGAAAATTTTATACGCCGCTGCAGAAATTTCTCCATTTGCACGAATGACATACACTGCAGACCTGCTTAGGTTCCTTCCGGCATCTTTACAGGATAAAGGATTTGAGATCCGCATCCTGTTGCCGAAATACGGGACGATCAACGATCGCAGAAACAGACTCCATGAAGTGATCAGGCTTTCAGGTATTGAAGTCGAAGTAGGAGAGAATAAAGAAAGCATGAAGATCAAGGTAGCCAGCATCCCAAATGCTAAGTTGCAGGTTTATTTCCTTGATAACGATACATACTTCAAGAGAAAAGGATTATTTAAAAAACCAGACTCCGAAGATTACTACGAGGATAATGACGAACGTCTGGCCTTCTACAATAAAGGCGTTCTGGAAACGGTTATAAAACTCGGCTGGGAGCCTGATATCATTCATTGTCACGACTGGCCTGCAGGATTGATCCCTTTACTGGTGAAGACCAAGTATAAGGATGAGAAGATCTTCAAGGATACTCAGATCGTTTATAACCTGCACCACCCGATCAATGAAGGAGGTTCTGATTCTACCAGAATCCTTGAGTTGTTAGGATTACCGGATGACATTGATGTGAATAACCTGACTCATGAAGGTAAAGTTGATCTTCTGAGACTTGGTCTTTCATACAGCGATCATGTTGTGACCGGTAATTATCTGAAAGATGAATTTGATGATCTGTTCAAAGAACTGATGATCAAACCTGAGCAGATACAAGGTTCACCTGAGGATGTTTCGAGCAAATTCGCTGAATACTATCGAAACTTAATTAAAGAATAG
- a CDS encoding phosphosulfolactate synthase: protein MPFRLENLPKRTEKPRNEGLTLVLDKGYSVRQAEDFVEVASNYTDVIKLGWGTSYVTQNLEAKLDVYKDAGIPVYLGGTLFEAYVLRDQLDAYVKLIQKYGIDTLEVSNGTIWLSDDRKLDIIRELSQDFKVLSEVGSKNPNDIIPPYKWVKIIENELKAGAQKVICEARESGTVGVFRPNGEVRSGLIEEITDQIPISNLIFEAPQKEQQVWFIRKFGSNVNLGNIQPSEVISLETLRIGLRGDTLLDFYSLEDDQEFNQVMKDNSISNEE, encoded by the coding sequence ATGCCCTTTAGACTCGAAAATCTACCCAAGCGCACCGAAAAACCAAGAAATGAAGGTCTCACTCTTGTCCTTGACAAGGGTTATAGTGTGCGTCAGGCAGAAGACTTTGTTGAAGTCGCCTCCAATTATACAGATGTAATAAAGCTTGGCTGGGGAACGTCTTATGTGACCCAGAACCTGGAAGCTAAGCTGGATGTATACAAAGATGCCGGCATTCCGGTATATCTTGGCGGTACATTGTTTGAAGCTTATGTTCTCCGTGATCAGCTGGATGCATATGTCAAACTAATCCAAAAATACGGGATTGACACTCTGGAGGTCTCTAATGGTACTATCTGGCTTTCTGATGATAGAAAACTGGATATTATCCGCGAGCTAAGCCAGGACTTTAAAGTGCTTTCAGAAGTCGGCTCTAAAAATCCGAATGATATTATTCCGCCTTATAAATGGGTGAAGATCATTGAAAACGAGCTTAAAGCCGGTGCTCAGAAAGTAATATGCGAGGCAAGAGAAAGTGGTACTGTAGGGGTGTTCAGGCCAAATGGCGAAGTAAGATCCGGTTTGATCGAAGAGATTACCGATCAGATCCCCATTAGTAACTTAATATTCGAAGCACCCCAAAAAGAACAGCAGGTATGGTTCATCCGTAAATTCGGATCCAATGTAAACCTCGGGAATATACAGCCCTCTGAAGTGATCTCTCTTGAGACACTTAGAATAGGGCTGAGAGGCGATACTTTGCTGGACTTCTACTCACTGGAAGACGACCAGGAGTTCAATCAGGTAATGAAAGACAATTCAATCTCTAACGAAGAGTAA